A region of the Pricia mediterranea genome:
TATTCCAGCAACAACAACAGGCCTAAGGTCAGTGCGGCGATGACGATATACACAGCTCCCTTTTTAACCATTGGCCTCCAGCTTATTTCGTAATGAGGAAAAGTCTTTTTCGGCCCGGTAGTACTGGGGTTCGTCAATTGGGAAATCGCCGTACCAGATATAATCGTACAGCCGGGTAATTTTTCTGAAGCGCTGTTGGAATTCCGTTTTTCGAATTTCCCGGATGTAGTCGTCGTTGGTCTTTTGCAGCTCCCATACGATGAGTTTTTTTTCGCCCATTACTTTTAATACCAACAAATAATAGTACCGGATGGCCAATCGATAGTTTTTATCGGCCACTGCCTTTTGGACGAGCTGGTGCAAGTCTTCATTTTTGATAAGGTGTTCATCTTCGGATACCGTGACCGATTTTTTTTCTTTTTGAGCCTGTATCAGGGCGCGTGCATTGACTTTGAGAAAAAACCGGATCAGCAGAAATATCAGGATGCCAATTAACAGGTAGGGGAGTAGCTCTAAAAGCCCCGCGAACACGCCCGTTGCCTTTTCAACCCCGAAAATCGCCTCCAATATACGGAGGATGCCGTTCCCTATCCAGCTGGTAAAGTCGTCCCACCAAGTGGGCCCGGTTTCCGTGACCTCGTAATCGAAGGCGCCATCGCCCCGATATTTTTGCAGGGCTTCCTCGTCGATCTGCCTAATTTCTATGGGAGAGGTATCATAGATTACGATGGTGGAATCCTTCTGTGCATACGCGGCTAGGGCACAGAAAAAAGCAGACCAACAATGAAAAATCCGTTTCCGCATATCTTTAATCTCTTAGGATTGACTTCCCTGGTGCTTGCATCGATTGTTTATCCAGCACCCATTGCTTTTTAGGAATCTTGCCCGTCCTGCAGGCGGGTTTGGTGCTTGGGATTTGGAATTTTCATGCCTCGCATGCTTGCTTAGAGATAGTTCATTCCGTAGCCCCTAGGTTCTTTATACGTTCGTAGGTACCCGTAAAGTTCTTTTTTTCGTTCAGATCGAAATAAATCAGTACGCTGGCCACTACGGAGATAATGTTCAGCAAAAACTGGGCTAGGGTTCCGACAATTCCAAGGAGGATACCGATCGGGTCTATCATCGTAAAGTTTTCGGCATCGATTTCCCCCGAGAGGATGCCCATTCTGGCGTAGGTATAGATGGTGCCGGGTAACGAAAAAGCATATCCGGCGACCGTAACGATAAGACCTACCACGAAGAGGGAGGCAAAAGTATGCCACCAATAGTTCCGTACCAGGGTAAAACTATAGCTAAAGGCATCGGTCGCCCCCTTTCGGTCAAAGACCAATATGCTAAAGGACAGGATGAGCGGTACATAGAGGTAGATGCCAGGTATTAGGCAGAACATCAGACCAGTTCCCACGCAGATACCCACCAGAATACCAAGACCGATAAATTGCCAAAAAGTCTCGTACACCCCCTTTTTTATTTCTTCGAAATCGATGTTGCCATTGTTATTGGCGTAAGATTTGATGTAAAACAGGGTAGTTGCCTGCGACAGGACGTAGGCGGTAATGATCGAGGTAAGAAATGCCAAGCCAACAAAAATAAGAACCAAGCCATCAAGAGACTGCTCGGACCTTTCAAGGTTGAAACTAATCAAATTCCCGAACCTGTACATATACAGTCCGTAACAAATAAGCATTACCACAAGGTAAGGCCCCACAATTTTAAAATAGGTCCGAAAAAATGGCTTGAACTCATTTCGGATAAAGGCAAAAGTATCGGAAAGGATTTCGCCCAGGTCACGCTTTTTCTTGAATTCGATGTAAGATTTCATTGTTGCCTTATGGGTTTGTAAGTCGACGATATAGCCTCCTCGGATATATAACGAAATAATACAAGATTAGTGCAAGCGAGCCTAAAATTATAAGAACGGCCAATGCGTCCGGCATTTCGGTATGCCGGGTGACGAAACCTTCGAGAAATCCCGCTAGGATAAAAAAAGGTACGGTGGCCAGCATGATCTTCAGTCCGTTTTTGACGCCTCTCTTAAAGGATTCCAACCGGGTATAGGTGCCCGGAAAGAGCAAACCGTTGGCAAGCACCAGCCCGGCACAACCGGCAATGATAATCACCGATATTTCTATGGTGCCATGGATCCATATGGTCCGCACCGACTCCCAGAGCAAGTCCTTTTCATGGAAGAAGTACTGAAAACTACCGAGCATTATTCCATTGCGCATCATAATGTACAAGGTGCCGATACCCAAGAGAATACCATAGGCAAAAGCCATCAGGGCCACCCTGATATTATTGATTGTAATGCCCAAAAACATATTGAATTCGCCCATTTGTTTGTACACGGCCATGGGGTCGTCCTTTTCAATATTTTCCAAGGTCATGTTTACGTAACTATCCCCTAGAATTGAACGTACGAAATCTCCATCACTAGCCGAGGAAAATATGCCTACCGCCGTAAAAAAGGCGAAGACCAGAAAGGCGATGAGCAGTTCGCGTTGGTGGTGGTAGAACATGAGGGGGAATTCCATCTTCCAAAATTCTAAAATCCTATTTTTAGACTCGCGTTTACTCTTGTAGATTTTCTGGTGCGCTTGTGAAGCCAAGGTGTTCAGATAGAACTCCGTATTGCTTCCGCCATAGAAGGTTTTCGCGTAACTAAGGTGGTCGGTGATCTCAATGTACAGGTCGGACAATTTATCGGGGGGCAGTGCCGTTCTGTTGGACAGGACATTTTCAAAAGTTGCCCATTTGTTCTTATTTTGCCTGACGAAAGCGGCTTCGCGCATACTTTGATGGGGGTTGGTACCTCAAAGAAACAAAACAATGGAACAATTTCAAATAGAAACGGCCCAGAATATAAGCATCAGCCAGAACACGGCACATCTTGGAGACCGCATGCTTGCTTACCTCATCGATAGTTTTATCATTTTGGTCTATTACGTGCTGATTATCATGATCTTGGTGTCGATGAATGTTGATTCTGGGGATTGGTGGACGTTTTACCTGCTGTTGAGCCTGCCTGCCTTTCTCTATTATGTTTTGTTGGAAAGTTTTATGGACGGACAAACGGTGGGAAAGCATTTGATGCAGATCAGGGTTGTCAAATTGGACGGGTCCAAACCAAGCTTTTCCAGTTATTTTATCCGTTGGGTGTTGCGGATTATCGATGTCGTTCTCACCATGGGCGGCGTGGCGGTTCTTACGATTCTGATCAAGGGAAAAGGGCAACGGGTAGGGGACATCGCGGCCGGTACGACGGTAATCACCGAAAAGAAAAGGGTCTTTTTGCACGACACCCTGTTACGCGACCTTCCGTCGGACTACAGTCCCAAATTCCCGCAGGTTACCGTTTTTAAGGATCGCGAGATGCAGACGATCAAAGACCTGTACGATGACGCCAGGCGAAACGGCAATCACAATGTAATCGTATCTTTGAGCGATCAGATCAAAAAAGTGACGGAAATTAATACCGAAGCGAAACCGATGGACTTTGTGGATGTCATCATCAAAGATTATAGCTATTATACCAGGGAGATGTGAGGTAGCAAAATCCCAAATTCAAAATCCCAACCCTATGACCAGCCCTATGTTCTATTTTATCATCGACATTTTAGGAACCATCGCCTTCGCCATTTCGGGAGTACTTGTGGCCATGGAGAAAAAAATGGACATTTTCGGGGTGCTGATCATTGCATTTGCGACTGCCGTCGGGGGTGGCACACTGCGGGACATCATGATTGGGAGTACCCCCGTCTTTTGGATGCGCGATTACACCTATATTTCCATAATTATCGGAACGGTAGCCTTCGCTGTATTATTTGCGAATCATCTGCACAATTTTCCTAAGACGCTCTTGTTTTTTGATGCTATCGGGTTAGGCCTATTTACGATGGTGGGGGTCGAAAAGGGACTGGCCTATGATCTTTTGCCGGTCATGTGTATCGCGCTGGGTACGGTTACGGCCTGCTTTGGAGGGGTGATCCGTGATATACTTTGTAACAAGATTCCCACTATTTTCAGTAGGGAGATCTACGCCACGGCTTGTATTTTAGGAGGTGTTAGCTACTTTGTGCTCATCCAGCTACCCATCGAGGAAGCCTATGCCTACAGTATCGCCATTTTGATGGTTATCGTGGGAAGGTTGTTGGCAATCCGGTTCGGTATCGCATTGCCTAATATTTATAGGAAAGAGAGGTAGAGCGGGGTCGGTGCGAAGTAATGAGAAATCGGTAAAATTAATCGGTGTGCAGAAGGGGAGCGCGTTAAGAAGTAATAACGGATGGTAAGGGTGGAGCGTCTCAATGACCAGACGCGTTTACAGTTTGATGCCGAGCAATTAATGAAACCTCACTCGACGACCTCCGCTTTTTGGATGTAAATGTTCTGTTGGGGCCAGTCGCCTTCGCCCGTTTCCACCTGATTGATCTTATCTACGACGTCCATGCCTTTGATGACCCGTCCGAAGGGGGTGAAGTCCCCATCTAGATGATAGGACCCTGGGTCGGTCACTACGATAAAAAATTCATAGGGAGAGGCGAGCATATGTGGATTCTCCTCTTTTTCGCTGCTGGGCATCGAAAGGGTGCCGCGATGGTGCCGGTGTCCCTTTCGGGTATCCGGGGGAAGCAGGTACCGCCCGATTTCGCTGCGTTTTCTACCGGTCTTTCGATCATCGGAATTGCCCCCTTGAATGATGAAGTCCTTGACCACGCGATGGAACTGGGTGTCGTCGAAATAACCTTTTCGGGTTAGATAGATAAAATTGGCCTTGTGATAGGGCACATTGTCGTAAAGCTGCACCGTAAAGCTGCCGAGCCGGGTGGTGATTTTTACCTTATCGACCGTAAGATCTTTTTGGTATTCGTAGAAAAAATCGACGGCGTTATCCTCGGTCAGTACGAACTTGTTCTCTTCCTCCTCGTCGTTTTTTATTTTTGTCGTGTCGGTCGAAACGGTCGAGTCATCTGTAACCGAGTCTGTTTTTTGATCTTTTTCGGCGACTGAAGAGGAATTGCCCTTGGGATCATCCCCACAGGAGGCCATAAAAAATAGTAGTACTATTGCAATCGCATATAATCGATAAAGAATCATGGATTTTGATGATTTTGTCATTCGGACTTCAAAAATAAAGGATTTGCCGCTACCGGGGGAAGCTTCGCACCTGAAAATGGTACCTGACTTTCGGTTGAAAGAATTGCGGAAGGCGAGGGCAGCGCCAAAACATCCAAAAAAAGCGGGAGTGATGGCACTGTTCTATCCCGATGCCGAAAATACCGTGAGATTATTGTTTATCCTAAGAAAAAACCATCCTAAGGATATACATGCGAACCAGATCGGATTTCCCGGAGGCCGCGCTGAAAAAGGGGATGTGGACCTTAGTGCAACCGCCCTACGTGAAACCAGGGAGGAGGTCGGCATATCCTCCGAAAAAATCGAAGTACTACGGGGGTTCACTGAAATTTATATTCCTCCCAGCAATTTTGAGGTAAAGCCCTTTATGGGACTGCATCGTACCCCGACCTTATTTATTCCCCAAGTCTCGGAGGTCGCCGCGCTCATCGAAGTGCCGTTGATGGACATTATGGACGAGTCCAATTTGCGTACCGAAAATCTGTCCACCTCCTATGCGCGCGATGTCAAGGTGCCTGCTTTCCGTTTGAACGGCTATACCGTGTGGGGCGCCACCGGAATGATGCTGAACGAGATGAGAACCCTGTTACGGCAGGTTTTGTAATAGGCGCATTATCAATTGGTGGGAACATGGAGAGGCTGTTACCTTTCTAAAATCAAATTCCGAATGCTATTCCCGGTTTCTGCGATGTTTCGTACTTTAGCGGCCTATGGGGCTATTTAAAAGAAATCCGTTTGGTCATATCCTTTTTATAAAGAAATGGTTGATTCGTATTATGGGACTGATGACCCATTCGAGATACAAGCAGTTCAATAATTTAGAGGTAGAGGGCTCTGATATTATCCGTTCGCTTCCGGATCGAAACGTACTTTTTGTCAGCAACCACCAGACCTATTTTGCCGATGTGGTGGCTATGTTTCACGTGTTCAACGCGAGCTTAAGCGGCCGAGTGGATAATATCAAGAATATAGGCTATATATGGAACCCAAAATTGAACATGTACTACGTCGCCGCGGCGGAGACCATGAAAAAGAGCCTGTTGACCAAAATGTTCGCCTATGCGGGGTCTGTGAGCGTCGAGCGCACCTGGCGTTCCGAAGGCAAGGAGATAAACCGGAAGGTAAAGTTCAGCGACATATCAAATATCGGGATGGCATTGAACGATGGTTGGGTCATTACCTTTCCGCAGGGCACGACCACCCCATGGAAACCTTTGCGAAAGGGGACCGCGCACATCATCAAAAAGTACAAGCCGATCGTGGTGCCGGTAGTCATCGATGGCTTTCGTCGCTCCTTTGACAAAAAGGGACTCCGGATCAAGAAAAAAGGCATCTTGCAATCTATGGTTATCAAAGAGCCGCTGGATATCGATTACGATAACGAATCTTTCGATGCCATCATCGAAAAATTGGAGTATGCCATCGAGCAGCACCCCTCTTTTTTAAAGGTAATTCCTCAGAAAGAACTAATGGCAGTCGAAGAGGAAAACGAACTGCGCCGGTTTCGCAACAGGAAAAAAGTCTAGCGACTGCACTTCAGTCCATCTCAAATCCCCCCATTGTGCCGTCTTCGGCCCAAATGAAAGAGCCATCGTCCGCTGGATTTCAGGTTTTTATGCAACTACGTATCCTTGGATATTCATCAGAGCTAAATTTCGGGAGCAGCCTTATGTTCGATAGGGTCCCGTTATAGAATTCCGTGCGAAAGGTTCAACTTACCAAAAAGCTTTTGTTTACATTTGAGCCAAAGAGAAAGAAGTATGGCCGATACCGACGCACTAAATATTCCAAAATCAAGTTTGCCCCGAATCGTTATCGTTGGCGGCGGTTTTGGTGGGATAGCCCTGGGTCAGGCACTGAAAGGAAAGGAAATGCAGGTGGTGCTTCTGGACAAAAACAATTATCACACCTTTCAGCCCTTGCTCTATCAGGTTTCTACAGGAGGACTTGAGCCGGACTCCATCGCGTATCCGTTGCGCAAGGTTTTGCAGGGCTATCCCGACTTTTATTTTCGTCTTGCAGAGGTGCTACGGGTGAAACCCGCGTCGAAGTTGGTGTGTACCGATATCGGCGAACTGGCCTATGATTATTTAGTCATCGGTACCGGTTCGGAAACCAATTTTTTCGGCAACGACGAAATCGAACAGAACAGTATGGGAATGAAAACCATTCCCCAGTCCTTGGACCTGCGTAGTCTTATTCTTGAAAATTTTGAACAGGCCCTTTTGACCGATAACCTTCACGAACGCGATGCCCTGATGAATTTCGTTATCGTCGGCGGTGGCCCGACGGGAGTAGAACTGGCCGGTGCCCTTGCCGAAATTAAAAAGGGAATCCTTCCAAAGGACTATCCCGATCTTGACACCCGAAAGGCCCAGATCAACCTGGTCCAGTCCGGAGAGCAGGTCCTTCAGGGCATGAGTCGGGAAGCCTCGAAAAAGGCGGAAGAATTTCTTGAAGGTCTTGGCGTTCAGGTTTGGAAAGGGGCACGGGTTACCGCATACGACGGTAAAACGGTGCGTACCAAGACCGATCTGGTCTTTGAGGCCGCGACGGTAGTCTGGGCGGCGGGGGTGAAGGCCGTGTCGATCGAAGGTTTGGATGCTAAAGACCTGTTGGCCTCCAGCAATCGGATAAAGGTCAATGAATTCAATCAAGTTATGGATCACGATGGTATTTACGCCATCGGCGATGCCGCCTATATGCAATCCGATAAGGCGCCTCACGGCCATCCCATGGTGGCACAGCCGGCCTTGCAGCAGGGGAAACACCTTGGTGAAAATCTGGTGCGTCTCAATAAGGGTCAACCGATGAAGCCTTTCCGCTACAAAGACAAGGGCAGCATGGCTACCGTAGGTCGGAACAAGGCCGTGGTGGACCTCGAACATTACAAATTTCAAGGTGTGTTCGCCTGGTTCGTTTGGATGTTCGTCCACTTGTTCTTTTTGATCGGGTTTCGCAACCGCATGGTCGTATTTGTCAACTGGGTCTATAATTATGTGCGCTTCGATCGGGAAGCCCGGCTGATTATAAGACCCTATAAGAGAGATTATAAGCGATTCAGACGGAAGAAGGTTTCCTCGGATGAAACTCGTTCATCACCCGTTTCAGGTCGCTGCGGTCCACATGAAAATAAATTTCGGTCGTTGTAATACTCTCATGGCCCAACATCTGCTGTATGGCCCGCAGGTCGGCGCCGTTCTGAAGCAGGTGGGTGGCAAAGGAGTGACGGAAGGTGTGCGGACTGACCCTTTTCTGTAAACCTACTTTTTCAGCGAGATCTTTGACGATGGTAAAGAGCATGGCCCGGGTCAGCTTTTTGCCCCTACGATTTAAAAAAAGGGTGTCTTCGAAGCCCTTTTGAATATGTTGATGGATTCGTATTTCCTTCCGATAGATGTCAATGTATTTTTTGTTGACAGTGCTTATGGGAACAAAACGCTGTTTGTCGCCCTTGCCGATAACGTTGATAAAGTCTTCTTCAAAATAGAGGTCTGAAATTTTAAGGTTGATCAGTTCCGATACCCGAAGTCCACATCCATATAAGGTTTCCAACATGGCGCGATTGCGTTCGCCCTGGGGTTTGGAGAGGTCGATGGCGTTGATCACGGCATTGATTTCCGCCTCGGACAGCGTATCGGGCAGCTTCCTGCCTGTTTTTGGGGATTCGATGAGGTCTAGAGGATGGTCTTTGCGATAATTTTCAAATACCAAATAGTTAAAAAAACTTTTGAGTCCCGATATAATCCGTGACTGAGAGCTTGGATTCATTGTTTTTGCCACCTCATAGACAAACTGCCGAACCGTCTCCTTTTCGATATCGACCGGCGTATCGCCAAGATCGTTGGCTCCGAGAAAGGCTATAAGCTTTTTGACGTCACGGATGTAATTTTGCTGGGTATTTGTTGATAGGCCCCTTTCGATTTTGAGGTAGTGCCGGTAATCTGAAAGTGCTTCCTGCCAGGTCATAGTGAGTTATCAACAAAGATGGGGAACGGTCGTTCAAAAATGGGGACCATCGTAATCTACGGGTTTTTGTCGATTGGATTTAAATTCAAGAACAAAGGTAGGGATTACTATGCTCTGAAATGAGTAGCGCAATTCAAAGTTGTTTATCTTTGAAGTTGAACAACTACAAACTGACAACTATGAATTTTAAGTTACACGCGATTCTCGCAATGATTCTTTTCGGTAGTGCCCAGGTGT
Encoded here:
- a CDS encoding DUF4129 domain-containing protein — protein: MRKRIFHCWSAFFCALAAYAQKDSTIVIYDTSPIEIRQIDEEALQKYRGDGAFDYEVTETGPTWWDDFTSWIGNGILRILEAIFGVEKATGVFAGLLELLPYLLIGILIFLLIRFFLKVNARALIQAQKEKKSVTVSEDEHLIKNEDLHQLVQKAVADKNYRLAIRYYYLLVLKVMGEKKLIVWELQKTNDDYIREIRKTEFQQRFRKITRLYDYIWYGDFPIDEPQYYRAEKDFSSLRNKLEANG
- a CDS encoding NAD(P)/FAD-dependent oxidoreductase; translation: MADTDALNIPKSSLPRIVIVGGGFGGIALGQALKGKEMQVVLLDKNNYHTFQPLLYQVSTGGLEPDSIAYPLRKVLQGYPDFYFRLAEVLRVKPASKLVCTDIGELAYDYLVIGTGSETNFFGNDEIEQNSMGMKTIPQSLDLRSLILENFEQALLTDNLHERDALMNFVIVGGGPTGVELAGALAEIKKGILPKDYPDLDTRKAQINLVQSGEQVLQGMSREASKKAEEFLEGLGVQVWKGARVTAYDGKTVRTKTDLVFEAATVVWAAGVKAVSIEGLDAKDLLASSNRIKVNEFNQVMDHDGIYAIGDAAYMQSDKAPHGHPMVAQPALQQGKHLGENLVRLNKGQPMKPFRYKDKGSMATVGRNKAVVDLEHYKFQGVFAWFVWMFVHLFFLIGFRNRMVVFVNWVYNYVRFDREARLIIRPYKRDYKRFRRKKVSSDETRSSPVSGRCGPHENKFRSL
- a CDS encoding NUDIX hydrolase; the protein is MDFDDFVIRTSKIKDLPLPGEASHLKMVPDFRLKELRKARAAPKHPKKAGVMALFYPDAENTVRLLFILRKNHPKDIHANQIGFPGGRAEKGDVDLSATALRETREEVGISSEKIEVLRGFTEIYIPPSNFEVKPFMGLHRTPTLFIPQVSEVAALIEVPLMDIMDESNLRTENLSTSYARDVKVPAFRLNGYTVWGATGMMLNEMRTLLRQVL
- a CDS encoding lysophospholipid acyltransferase family protein; translated protein: MGLFKRNPFGHILFIKKWLIRIMGLMTHSRYKQFNNLEVEGSDIIRSLPDRNVLFVSNHQTYFADVVAMFHVFNASLSGRVDNIKNIGYIWNPKLNMYYVAAAETMKKSLLTKMFAYAGSVSVERTWRSEGKEINRKVKFSDISNIGMALNDGWVITFPQGTTTPWKPLRKGTAHIIKKYKPIVVPVVIDGFRRSFDKKGLRIKKKGILQSMVIKEPLDIDYDNESFDAIIEKLEYAIEQHPSFLKVIPQKELMAVEEENELRRFRNRKKV
- a CDS encoding trimeric intracellular cation channel family protein, producing the protein MFYFIIDILGTIAFAISGVLVAMEKKMDIFGVLIIAFATAVGGGTLRDIMIGSTPVFWMRDYTYISIIIGTVAFAVLFANHLHNFPKTLLFFDAIGLGLFTMVGVEKGLAYDLLPVMCIALGTVTACFGGVIRDILCNKIPTIFSREIYATACILGGVSYFVLIQLPIEEAYAYSIAILMVIVGRLLAIRFGIALPNIYRKER
- a CDS encoding stage II sporulation protein M, with the protein product MREAAFVRQNKNKWATFENVLSNRTALPPDKLSDLYIEITDHLSYAKTFYGGSNTEFYLNTLASQAHQKIYKSKRESKNRILEFWKMEFPLMFYHHQRELLIAFLVFAFFTAVGIFSSASDGDFVRSILGDSYVNMTLENIEKDDPMAVYKQMGEFNMFLGITINNIRVALMAFAYGILLGIGTLYIMMRNGIMLGSFQYFFHEKDLLWESVRTIWIHGTIEISVIIIAGCAGLVLANGLLFPGTYTRLESFKRGVKNGLKIMLATVPFFILAGFLEGFVTRHTEMPDALAVLIILGSLALILYYFVIYPRRLYRRLTNP
- a CDS encoding peptidylprolyl isomerase produces the protein MILYRLYAIAIVLLFFMASCGDDPKGNSSSVAEKDQKTDSVTDDSTVSTDTTKIKNDEEEENKFVLTEDNAVDFFYEYQKDLTVDKVKITTRLGSFTVQLYDNVPYHKANFIYLTRKGYFDDTQFHRVVKDFIIQGGNSDDRKTGRKRSEIGRYLLPPDTRKGHRHHRGTLSMPSSEKEENPHMLASPYEFFIVVTDPGSYHLDGDFTPFGRVIKGMDVVDKINQVETGEGDWPQQNIYIQKAEVVE
- the xerD gene encoding site-specific tyrosine recombinase XerD; the encoded protein is MTWQEALSDYRHYLKIERGLSTNTQQNYIRDVKKLIAFLGANDLGDTPVDIEKETVRQFVYEVAKTMNPSSQSRIISGLKSFFNYLVFENYRKDHPLDLIESPKTGRKLPDTLSEAEINAVINAIDLSKPQGERNRAMLETLYGCGLRVSELINLKISDLYFEEDFINVIGKGDKQRFVPISTVNKKYIDIYRKEIRIHQHIQKGFEDTLFLNRRGKKLTRAMLFTIVKDLAEKVGLQKRVSPHTFRHSFATHLLQNGADLRAIQQMLGHESITTTEIYFHVDRSDLKRVMNEFHPRKPSSV
- a CDS encoding RDD family protein, translated to MEQFQIETAQNISISQNTAHLGDRMLAYLIDSFIILVYYVLIIMILVSMNVDSGDWWTFYLLLSLPAFLYYVLLESFMDGQTVGKHLMQIRVVKLDGSKPSFSSYFIRWVLRIIDVVLTMGGVAVLTILIKGKGQRVGDIAAGTTVITEKKRVFLHDTLLRDLPSDYSPKFPQVTVFKDREMQTIKDLYDDARRNGNHNVIVSLSDQIKKVTEINTEAKPMDFVDVIIKDYSYYTREM